The Rhipicephalus sanguineus isolate Rsan-2018 chromosome 7, BIME_Rsan_1.4, whole genome shotgun sequence genome includes a window with the following:
- the LOC119400235 gene encoding TBC1 domain family member 16 — protein MAALHTLLRRASDLFRTSSGTPQQLKPPAADGEVVFCKNNVCVHPPVSSKNGVTHHPGYLTIKVHHDEVLGLSLRLSWIPNASLKKNPRSLENRTPCSSPCRSPSVCTSVCPSPTVHQRQFRRGSTSSGNQPALDEGSVCHLSCDQQSISSAVSDMGSPPEEQGSLDSWTASDQAEMTAVDGGITGRATPRPQRWRSLWCRHEAPLFPRCRAVRTRAYRVPTAMGHRRRPSDRRKSRLLWSP, from the exons ATGGCTGCCCTGCACACTCTGCTCCGCCGAGCGTCCGACCTCTTTCGGACGAGCTCAGGCACGCCTCAGCAGCTGAAGCCACCCGCGGCAGACGGGGAGGTGGTCTTCTGCAAGAACAACGTTTGCGTTCACCCTCCGGTGTCGTCGAAGAATGGGGTAACCCACCACCCGGGCTACCTCACCATCAAGGTGCACCATGATGAG GTTCTCGGCCTGAGCCTGCGTCTCAGCTGGATCCCCAATGCATCGCTCAAGAAGAACCCTCGCAGCCTCGAGAACCGTACGCCCTGCAGCTCGCCGTGTCGAAGCCCCAGCGTCTGCACCAGTGTGTGCCCGAGCCCCACCGTGCACCAACGGCAATTCCGGCGCGGCTCCACCAGTTCTGGGAACCAGCCTGCACTGGATGAGGGCTCCGTGTGTCACTT AAGCTGCGACCAGCAGAGCATCAGCTCGGCCGTCTCGGACATGGGGAGTCCGCCGGAGGAGCAAGGCAGCCTGGACTCCTGGACGGCGAGCGACCAGGCTGAGATGACTGCAGTCGACGGCGGGATCACCGGCAGGGCTACCCCTCGACCCCAGCGATGGCGATCTCTGTGGTGCCGGCACGAAGCGCCACTGTTTCCAAGATGCCGAGCTGTGAGGACGAGAGCGTATCGGGTGCCGACTGCAATGGGTCATCGTCGTCGGCCATCGGACCGGAGGAAGTCACGGCTGCTCTGGAGTCCATGA
- the LOC119400236 gene encoding 39S ribosomal protein L12, mitochondrial, whose amino-acid sequence MSLSLALARRCGSVLSTGRHCIRAIHKRCAATPTAAVSATAKSYSTEVLAQPASSAEERHYPEKITRIVDDIAKLTLMEVADLNELLKKTLNIQETPMMAGAWAAPAAAAPQEEDEGEKVAKVQTSFTVKLLKFDDAKKIQLIKEIKNLMEGINLVQAKKFVESAPQVVKADLPKDEAEKLKSSIEMAGGTCEIV is encoded by the exons ATGTCCCTCTCACTCGCCCTGGCACGTAGGTGCGGCTCTGTTCTATCGACGGGAAGGCACTGCATCCGAGCGATCCACAAAAG ATGCGCCGCGACGCCGACCGCCGCTGTGTCCGCTACTGCGAAGTCTTACAGTACCGAAGTTCTGGCGCAACCCGCCTCGAGTGCGGAGGAGAGACACTATCCGGAGAAGATCACCCGGATAGTGGACGACATCGCCAAGCTGACGCTCATGGAAGTGGCGGACTTGAACGAACTCCTGAAG AAAACACTTAACATTCAAGAAACACCAATGATGGCCGGAGCTTGGGCAGCACCAGCAGCCGCCGCACCCCAGGAG GAGGACGAAGGCGAGAAAGTGGCCAAGGTTCAGACGTCGTTCACGGTGAAGTTGCTCAAGTTCGACGACGCCAAGAAGATCCAGCTCATCAAGGAGATCAAGAACCTCATGGAGGGCATTAACCTTGTGCAG GCCAAGAAGTTTGTGGAGAGTGCGCCCCAGGTCGTGAAAGCGGACTTGCCAAAAGACGAGGCCGAGAAGCTAAAATCGAGCATCGAGATGGCCGGCGGAACGTGCGAGATCGTCTGA
- the LOC119400238 gene encoding uncharacterized protein LOC119400238 has protein sequence MAAAADLKMESAKTVDVHLFSCDIKHRGKAKASTYFLPHVEPVEGQPGIFKSHLRGRPLKGRHLTLPEGYSGIVARSAATDSECECSTKKLYVSGRFDKITAWNWSIPLYEDRCRQINDWIVVNQALHGCEDE, from the coding sequence atggccgccgccgccgatctCAAAATGGAGAGCGCCAAAACGGTCGACGTTCACCTGTTTTCCTGCGACATCAAGCACCGCGGCAAGGCCAAGGCGTCCACCTACTTCTTGCCCCACGTCGAACCTGTCGAAGGACAGCCGGGCATCTTCAAGTCGCACCTTCGTGGACGACCTCTGAAGGGCCGTCACCTGACGCTGCCCGAGGGCTACAGCGGCATCGTAGCTCGCAGCGCGGCCACGGACTCGGAATGCGAGTGCAGCACCAAAAAACTCTACGTCAGCGGTCGGTTCGACAAGATAACCGCCTGGAACTGGAGCATTCCGCTTTACGAAGACAGGTGCCGGCAGATCAACGACTGGATCGTCGTCAACCAAGCGCTACACGGGTGCGAGGATGAGTGA